Within Xanthomonas theicola, the genomic segment GGTCCGGATCCCGCACCAACTCGCCCAGGTGCGCATCGACGTACGCGGCGTCGACGGCGACGCGCTGCCCGTCGCGGTCCGGCGCCTCGAAGCTCAGCGTGTCGAGCAGGCGCTCGAGCACGGTGTGCAGGCGCCGCGCGCCGATGTTCTCCTGGCGCTCGTTGACCAGGAACGCGATCTCGGCGAGGCGGTCGATCGCATCGTCGGTGAAACTCAGGGTCACCCCTTCGGTCAGCAGCAGCGCTTCGTACTGCTTGCTCAGCGCCGCCTTCGGCTCGGTGAGGATGCGGATGAAATCGTCCTTGGACAGCGCCGACAGCTCGACCCGGATCGGGAAGCGGCCCTGCAGTTCCGGGATCAGGTCGCTGGGCTTGGCCAGATGAAACGCGCCGGAGGCGATGAACAGGATGTGGTCGGTCTTGACCGTGCCGTACTTGGTGCTGACGTTGGAACCTTCGACCAGCGGCAGCAGGTCGCGCTGCACGCCCTCGCGCGAGACATCGCCTCCGCCGACGTTGTCGCCGCGCTTGGCGACCTTGTCGATCTCGTCGATGAACACGATGCCGTGCTGCTCGCAGGCCTCGATCGCCGCGGCGCGCACCTCGTCCTCGTTGACCAGCTTGCCGGCCTCTTCCTCGATCAGCAGCGGCCGCGCCGCCTTGATCGCCAGCTTGCGCGTTTGCGCCTTGCCGCCGCCCAGGTTGGAGAACATCTGCCGCAGTTGCTGGCCCATTTCCTCCATGCCCGGCGGGGTCATGATGTCCATGTTGACGTTGACCGCCAGGTCCAGCTCGATCTCGCGCTCGTCCAGCTCGCCGGCACGCAGCATGCGCCGGAACTTGCTGCGGGTGTCGGTGTCCTGCGCCGAGGGCTCGTTGCGCGCGGCCTCCGGATCGAAGCCGATGCCGGCGCTGCGCCGCGGCAGCAGCGCGTCGAGAATGCGGTCCTCGGCGCGGTCCTCGGCCTGGGTGCGTACGCGCACCTTGGCCTGCTCGCGGTACAGCTTGACCGCGGTGTCGGCCAGGTCGCGCACGATCTGCTCCACGTCCTTGCCGACGTAGCCGACCTCGGTGAAACGCGTGGCCTCGACCTTGACGAACGGCGCGTTGGCCAGCGTCGCCAGGCGCCGCGCGATCTCGGTCTTGCCGACCCCGGTGGGGCCGATCATCAGGATGTTCTTGGGCATCACTTCGTCGCGCAGCGCGTCGGGCAGCTGCATGCGCCGCCAGCGGTTGCGCAGCGCGATCGCCACCGCGCGCTTGGCGTCGTGCTGGCCGACGATGTGGCGGTCCAGCTCCTGCACGATCTCGCGCGGGGTCATGGTGGAGGTGTCGGGATTGGGCATTGGGGATTCGGGATTGGTAGAAGCGGAATGGGAACGATCGATGCGTGTCGGGGCACAGGGAAAGGAGCGCCTTGGCGAATCCCCAATCCCCAATCCCGAATCACAGCTCCTCGACCACCACGTTGCGATTGGTGTAGATGCAGATGTCGCCGGCGATGTTCAGCGCTTCGACCGCGATGGTCTTGGCGTCGAGCGCAGTGTGGCCGAGCAGCGCGCGTGCGGCCGACAATGCGTAGGACCCGCCGGAGCCGATGGCGATGATGCCGTCCTCCGGTTCGATCACGTCGCCGGTGCCGCTGATGATCAGCGAGGTTTCCTTGTCGGCCACCGCCAGCAGCGCCTCGAGCTTGCCCAGGCGGCGTTCGGTGCGCCAATCCTTGGCCAGTTCCACCGCGGCGCGGGTCAGCTGGCCATGCTTTTCCAACTTGGCCTCGAACAGTTCGAACAGGGTGAACGCGTCGGCAGCGGCACCGGCGAAACCGGCCAGCACCTGGCCGTCGCGGCCGAGGCGGCGCACCTTGCGCGCATTGCCCTTCATCACGGTATGGCCCAGCGTCACCTGGCCGTCGCCGGCGACGGCGACATGGCCATTGCGGCGCACCGACAGGATCGTGGTGGCGTGGAAAACGGTGGGAGTCTGACTGGGATCCATGCGGCCTCCGGGACGATTGCTCAGGTGTGGGGGCAGGCCGCGACCCGTTCAAGCGCCGCCGGCCGGCCGCTCGCCGTTCGCATGGATGCCCAAGGCCGCGCAGCGGTCCTCGTCCTGCGGCGGCGGCGGGTGCATGGCGCGCGCCAGCCATTGCCGCATTCAGAACGTCCACCGCGTGCCCGCGGCGGCGTCCGCGGCGCGGCCGACCGAAGGCAGCGCAGGCGCGGACCGGGCGGCGGTCCCGCGCCCGTTCAGGCGTCAGCGGTTGCGCTTGGCGCGCGGATGCGCGGCGTCGTAGACCTTGGCCAAGT encodes:
- the hslV gene encoding ATP-dependent protease subunit HslV, whose translation is MDPSQTPTVFHATTILSVRRNGHVAVAGDGQVTLGHTVMKGNARKVRRLGRDGQVLAGFAGAAADAFTLFELFEAKLEKHGQLTRAAVELAKDWRTERRLGKLEALLAVADKETSLIISGTGDVIEPEDGIIAIGSGGSYALSAARALLGHTALDAKTIAVEALNIAGDICIYTNRNVVVEEL
- the hslU gene encoding ATP-dependent protease ATPase subunit HslU gives rise to the protein MPNPDTSTMTPREIVQELDRHIVGQHDAKRAVAIALRNRWRRMQLPDALRDEVMPKNILMIGPTGVGKTEIARRLATLANAPFVKVEATRFTEVGYVGKDVEQIVRDLADTAVKLYREQAKVRVRTQAEDRAEDRILDALLPRRSAGIGFDPEAARNEPSAQDTDTRSKFRRMLRAGELDEREIELDLAVNVNMDIMTPPGMEEMGQQLRQMFSNLGGGKAQTRKLAIKAARPLLIEEEAGKLVNEDEVRAAAIEACEQHGIVFIDEIDKVAKRGDNVGGGDVSREGVQRDLLPLVEGSNVSTKYGTVKTDHILFIASGAFHLAKPSDLIPELQGRFPIRVELSALSKDDFIRILTEPKAALSKQYEALLLTEGVTLSFTDDAIDRLAEIAFLVNERQENIGARRLHTVLERLLDTLSFEAPDRDGQRVAVDAAYVDAHLGELVRDPDLSRYIL